One genomic segment of Rubripirellula amarantea includes these proteins:
- a CDS encoding outer membrane protein assembly factor BamB family protein has protein sequence MSSPVVDQNTIYLHTKNERLTAIDIATGEILWTGQPMGKYQSLVRNDDVLLVLDAGGE, from the coding sequence ATGTCGTCGCCGGTGGTTGATCAAAATACGATTTACTTGCATACCAAGAACGAGCGATTGACGGCGATTGACATTGCAACCGGCGAAATCCTTTGGACGGGGCAGCCGATGGGCAAGTATCAAAGTCTGGTGCGAAACGACGACGTCCTGCTTGTCTTGGACGCTGGCGGTGAATGA